Proteins encoded within one genomic window of Spirulina major PCC 6313:
- a CDS encoding alpha/beta hydrolase, giving the protein MLMTVALGLSTMLGVYLLICLALRQWQTRLTFLPSRRIKYTPDHYEMPYEEVWIPVDADSQAQLNGWWIPVEGATQAVLLLHGNGFNIGANLPQAQVFYRLGYPVLLIDYQGYGKSIGRFPTETQIYGDAQVGLNYLRSQRGFSPEQIIVFGHSLGGAIAIHLASQNPHLAALIIQGSFTNIRDMAEHDGFAAVLPINWILRQSFDSMALLPTLRMPIFFVHGECDRRVPAWMSQALYARATTDHKDLYLLPEGDHNHVPEIGGQAYQAAIAQFLATMSHTAQATAPS; this is encoded by the coding sequence ATGCTCATGACTGTTGCCCTCGGACTTAGCACCATGCTTGGCGTTTATCTACTCATTTGTCTGGCGTTGCGACAATGGCAAACCCGCCTCACCTTCCTCCCCTCGCGCCGAATTAAATACACCCCGGATCACTACGAAATGCCCTACGAAGAGGTGTGGATTCCGGTGGATGCCGACAGCCAAGCGCAATTAAACGGCTGGTGGATTCCGGTAGAGGGAGCCACCCAAGCGGTCTTGTTGCTCCATGGCAATGGGTTTAACATTGGCGCGAATTTACCGCAAGCCCAGGTGTTTTATCGGTTGGGCTACCCTGTGTTGCTGATCGATTATCAGGGCTATGGCAAGAGTATCGGTCGCTTTCCCACGGAAACCCAGATCTATGGGGATGCACAGGTGGGACTGAACTATTTGCGATCGCAGCGGGGCTTTAGTCCAGAGCAAATTATTGTGTTTGGGCATTCCTTAGGCGGCGCGATCGCCATTCATCTCGCCAGCCAAAACCCCCACCTCGCCGCCTTAATCATTCAAGGCTCATTCACCAACATTCGGGACATGGCCGAGCATGACGGCTTTGCCGCAGTGCTGCCCATTAACTGGATTTTGCGCCAATCCTTTGATTCGATGGCGCTGCTGCCTACCCTGAGGATGCCGATTTTCTTTGTCCATGGGGAGTGCGATCGCCGCGTCCCCGCCTGGATGAGCCAAGCCCTCTACGCCAGGGCCACCACCGATCACAAAGACCTGTACCTCCTGCCCGAAGGCGATCACAACCATGTCCCGGAAATTGGCGGCCAGGCCTATCAAGCTGCGATCGCGCAATTCCTCGCCACCATGTCCCACACCGCCCAAGCCACGGCCCCATCCTAA
- a CDS encoding RNA-guided endonuclease InsQ/TnpB family protein, which translates to MLVLTYSYRIYPDLEQELQMLNWLETCRKVYNYAVGERKDWINSRKCPVNACSLQKEYIIPADTPYPDYYRQKKALTEAKKTNPELKAVHSQVLQDVIGRVDAAFVAFHQQRIGFPRFKKFGRMRSFLFPQMKGEAIDGNTIKLPKLGPVLINLHRPIPEDFDLKAVRVVRKHSGWYVMLTLKADVDVPDIPPEGHALGLDVGLEYFLSTSDGEQVSRPRFFNRLHRKLKSLQRRLKGKQKGSKNWLKLIKRIGRVHENIANYRLDWQFKLAHHLCNQAGMIFVEDLDFRTLAKGFLGKHMVDAGLGQFVNIVLPWVCWKRGVCYGKVNPRGTSQECPDCGTEVLDTPRPKGTGILGSPSPLT; encoded by the coding sequence ATGCTTGTATTGACCTACTCATACCGGATTTATCCAGACCTTGAACAGGAACTCCAGATGCTTAATTGGCTGGAAACTTGTCGCAAGGTCTACAACTATGCGGTCGGGGAGCGCAAAGACTGGATCAACAGTCGGAAGTGCCCGGTCAATGCTTGCAGTCTCCAGAAGGAGTACATCATCCCAGCCGACACCCCCTATCCCGATTACTATCGCCAAAAGAAGGCGCTAACTGAAGCCAAGAAAACCAACCCTGAACTCAAAGCGGTTCATTCTCAGGTGCTTCAGGATGTAATTGGGAGAGTCGATGCTGCTTTCGTCGCTTTCCACCAACAGCGAATCGGGTTCCCTCGGTTCAAGAAATTTGGCCGGATGCGGTCGTTTCTATTTCCGCAGATGAAGGGCGAAGCGATTGATGGTAACACCATTAAGCTACCCAAGCTCGGCCCAGTGCTCATCAATCTGCATCGCCCCATCCCTGAAGACTTCGACCTGAAGGCTGTTCGGGTCGTGCGGAAACATTCTGGATGGTACGTCATGCTGACGCTAAAAGCTGACGTTGATGTGCCCGACATCCCACCAGAAGGCCATGCCCTGGGACTGGATGTTGGTCTGGAGTATTTTCTATCCACCTCTGATGGTGAGCAGGTTTCTCGTCCTCGTTTCTTCAATAGGCTGCACCGCAAGCTTAAATCGCTGCAACGTAGGCTAAAAGGGAAGCAGAAGGGGTCGAAAAACTGGCTCAAGTTAATCAAGCGGATCGGTCGAGTTCACGAAAACATTGCGAATTACCGTCTGGACTGGCAGTTCAAGCTAGCCCATCATCTCTGCAACCAAGCCGGGATGATTTTTGTGGAAGACTTGGACTTCAGGACACTCGCCAAAGGCTTTCTCGGCAAACACATGGTTGATGCTGGACTGGGTCAGTTCGTCAACATTGTGTTGCCGTGGGTGTGCTGGAAGCGTGGGGTTTGCTACGGAAAGGTCAACCCTAGGGGCACCAGTCAGGAATGCCCTGACTGTGGGACTGAAGTCCTTGACACTCCCCGGCCTAAAGGCACGGGGATTCTTGGCTCACCGAGTCCACTTACCTAG